In Aricia agestis chromosome 13, ilAriAges1.1, whole genome shotgun sequence, the genomic window gaactcgcgcaggaagggttccgtaccgttatagagcaaaaataggccaaaacgTTTGTGTTTGTATGGGAACcaccttaaattttattttaattattaaagtactcataatttgaggattttgtgaaaaattaaagtgcctatctgttgccattaccgatatcgagcaaaaaagggcaaaaatcacgtttgttgtatgggagccccattaattttatttttagtatttgttatagctgcaacagatatacacaatctgtgaaaatttcagaagtctagctatagcggtttttgagatacagcctggagacagacggacagacaacggagtcttactaatagggtcccgtttttactattttggtacggaaccctaaaaataagttGACATTTAAAAGCGGTAAGTCTCAGACTAACAGCCATAACCTCATGGTAAGAAAGTTGTACAATAAGAAAAGTCTACTTACATTTGTTAAAATGCACtcaatttaaaatatgaatgtaAGCGtctttacacacggcgccgcaacGCCAGCGTTTTTCGCCGCCGCGGCGGCGCCGTGTGAATAGGGTACAAGGATGAGTATGCAGCGGCgcggtggcggtgccgctgcggcgcgtgtgtacagatcgacaaggctttatatgaatgtggcgaaaaaaggaactaacgctgccatcatacaaaaacgtcatttttgaccgTTCTCACTCgctcacgttcataaaaagccttgtcgatctgtaaaCGCGCTGAAAGCGTAAGATTTTTTAAGAATGTGAGAAAAAGACAGTGTATATTATATatgcattaaaaatttatatatcATAGACACTAAATACTTCCATATATATTTAACTTTGAATATAATCTACGACTGTTTTGGAAGGACAAGTGAGCAATTTCGAAAAGAGGgcacttacaaaaatattacagtCAACTATCAAGATTCAAGACGGCTCTACCAGGGCGAATATTTTATGAAACCTACGGGAGCGTCCATTAGTCACATGATTTGATTAGAATTTTTAAACCACTCTTTTAAGCCTTACGTGAATAATGGACTATCCCCTTCTAGAAAGCTAATTTACAAACAGATcaagaaaatactttatttctagaatttcaatatttaaaatttaaaaatccattatGATAATAGCACAACTATTCTAAAAATAACAGCACAACTATTGAAGCCGGGGGCAAAATCTCATGGCAAAAGTGCTTGGATTTTAAAAGTGGAGGCAATATTGAGCTGACTAGCTTAATCTAAAGTGGCCGGAGATTACTAGCTAGTGACGAGTTGTGTGAGCAGTGAGCACAGACGaggtaaattattgttttttttcttaaaaatgtgCACTGGATGCCCAGTTTAGGAAGTTTTATTACCAGAGATTTTCAAACAGTTCAGTGTTCACCAATCAACAAAGCTATTGAAGAGATAAACTTCCGAAAAACCTCAAACTCTGGGCAAGAGGCAAATCTCAATGAGcataaaatatttcacaaattgGACATTTAACGCGGAACGGAATAAGCAACAGGACTGCAGTGTAATATGCAGAAATTTTTGGCAAGCTGTGATAACAGTAGCCAGCAGGAAGCCCGCTTGCACCGATCTGGTTCCGGCAAAatatcatgtcttctctttcataaatACTAAGGATGAGTGAGATAACATGATATTTATGATCCACCATGTGACCGGACTGACGCCTCTAGTAGACCGACGCTGCGAAAcgcgaaatatctgcgaaacaggaatagagcgagatgccatATAACGCATTGCCGTGTGGCGAGTGAGACAGCAAATGGTTCGCCGCTGTTTGGCATTTTGCAGCGTCGGTGTACTAGAGGCGTGACAAGCAGAATGTTgagcattttattttatacttatttcaatgttttaaaaaagtaaagcGTTATAGATACTGTTGCTAGTTGGGGCAAACTAAAGCTCTATAGGTAAACTTCGTAcaaaaagcatatttttttatattctaatCCGAATAATGCCTGATAAATATAGTCTTTTGTTCGCAACTTTTGCCCCAACCAACTGAACTTGCTTATAGAATTACTATAAACATTTACTGAAACCGGTCGGACAAAATTGCACTAAAgtatctgtcaagaaagtgaagaaattaaaaagtggcaacatcgtagtgtcatcccttttttcttagattgttttgaaagggatgacactacaatgttgccactttttaatttcttcactttcttgacaggctatataataaaatttaaatttaatttttttcaaaacatGGACTCGAGAGATATGTACTGTTACAATTTTCTACAAATGTgcactgttaaaaatatttaatccgtTTTGTAATATTACTACTGATTAAAATTGTCCAGTATATTCTAAACTACTGCTAATATTCAATGTATTCTTAACACTTGAGGACGTCAGACGTCCATATCAAAAATTCTACAGTACcatgattattgattacaaacaatattttatacaattccTGCAAGAATCTAAACTATTGTTAATTTAAAGATCTACTATTCAGCCACATTAATTTTCGGTTTGTCTTCTTTACCATGTTTGCATAAAACATCCAAGCAATTATTACTCAACCGCTTTGATTCAGTTTCAATAATTGCAGTTATTATGGCCAATGACTTCTGCAGCGCCTTCTAAATACTAAATCTAAATAATTGATCGACCACCGAACTTAAAAGCTGTAGTCTTCATGAGTCTAGTAAGCACATTTATTCCAAACTATGCGCCCATTTCTTCTAATCAAGCACCCTCAACTTTAAAAGTCAATATTTATCAAAGACACACATttgatattattgttattcaCTTTTTGGCTCAAATTTTCTAGGGATAGAAGAATCTGAGTTTAATAAGAGAATCAAGagttatgaaaatatgatttgtgtATTACAGTCGCAACTGTAATACATAGATAATTTCATAACTCAAACTCAATAATACTGTATTATAGATATTTACAAGGTCTgttccatataatattatgatcgtgCTTTTTAATAAGTTTACAGCAGGAATAGTTCTGTGCTGTGTTACCATTCATAGTCCATGTTCAACTATAATTTCACATGTCACTGAGTATACGCCAGGAGtttctttttgcataaatactTATTCTGTTGTATCATAGTTTACAGTAGAAACGCTGCACATTCTCTGAGTTGTTATCGTCCATAATCCATCTTCGAATTATTTAAGTCACATTACAATTATTTAGgaaaactgtattttttaaatcaccGATCGTAGTTTACGTTACGACACGTCCCTTGGGCTGTGTTGTGCATCTATTCGGTGATGTATTCTCTCACTATCTATATGGCGGGAGTTTAGGTACAGGAAGAtagtattattatgtttccTCTGTTTTATCGTTTATCATAGTATAACGCGACACGTCTTTCTGTTGAGTCGATATTCCATCTTCGAATTATTTCTTATCTTTACGGCggcgggtttttttttcttcattttgtACAGGGAGGCGATATTGTTGAGATCTGTACAGTTTACAAGAGGAACGCAGCGTGGTCCCTGTGCAAGCGTCGTCGCGCGCGCAGCGGGGCGGCGGCGAGCAGGTCCGAGGGCGCGGGGGGGCCGGGCGCGCGGGCCCCGCTCTCGTGGTAGTACACCTGAGCCCGACCGCACATACCGCCAACAACCACGCCCGTGTCACTCCTGAAATATGCATCCAGGCCCTTTAACCAAGACCTTCTTCCtagcttctttatagaattgccgatcaaaatgtatggaattgacataagcgttcgttactATGAtattgacgttcgactcgtgtaatttcaattccatacattttgatcagcgattctgtaaagaagtgataaagaaaacgtcttggctcaTGCTCAGAATGTTTAAATTCATGATGGTCAcaccaaaatatattatatgactGAAGAAAACTCAAACCCTGCAAAGTCACTTCTTTGACACCATATTTTCAATACAATTCGTCAGAGCTCGTCATGGACATAGACAATAAGACATAAGTATGTTCGACAATGACCAAGAAACGAGCTGACGGATCATTCTGACGGTAGGCGGTAACTGAACACTCGCTACACTAGAGGTTGGCTGGTTCTTAGAATAAACCTATATTCCAGATCGTTCCAGTTACCAGTTTACCACACTTGCAGGCGAAACAcgataatcttatatctttaaacttcttgtatgtatatatatatatatatatatatatatataaataaatgtaattttattcgtgttttatcgaataccatcACCAGCATTTTCTTTAGAGGTCATGGTATTTATCCAGTTGCCagcctatttttttattacgtgtttttttttattatttattacgtgggagagccatgcttcgacacgaatgggctggctcgactggagacataccatgttctcacagaaaaccggcgtgaaacagcgcttgcgctgtgtttcgccgagtgagtgagtttaccggaggcccaatcccctaccctaccctcccctattcccttcccttcccatccctaccctccccatattaccctattccctcttaaaaggccggcaacgcacctgcagctcttctgatgctgcgagtgtccatgggcgacggaagttgctttccatcaggtgacccgtttgctcgtttgcccccttatttcataaaaaaagaattatgaCGAACCCAAGaaacaatattaaaaagaaaatgatgAAATTGTGTGGAAACCCCAAAATTACCTGAGTATGAACTCGGTGAGTTCGGGGTCCTCCTCGAAGGCGTGATGTATGTAGCCCATGTCGGCGATGTCGGGCGCCGCCCACGGCCCGCCCTTCTTCACCGTCCCCCAGTCCGGGTCCAGCACGAGGTAGCTGTAGTCCGCCGGCTCCCCGCCCCCGCTCGCCACCTCCGCGCACCGCTGCTCGATTGGCCCGAGAGAGTTGAGCGATGTCTCCCACTGTAACAATAAATTGTCTAGCACTTAGTCTGGTTCAGTTTGAGAGCTTTTGTTTTACACGATTCTCTGTTCTGAAGACTGGAGGGAAAATTCCTTATTATATggggtaaataataatttgtaacgACGCTTTTAAGTAGGCTTTATTATGTTTTAGGTATGTTAGAATCTAGAAACAAGAGCCAGTACAGTATCAATTTTTGCGATGATGCTCACCTATAAGGCCTCAGCCTAGAATTTTGCGGGGAGCGGGGCGAGAGCGGTATAGGCATCGCGAGAAGCCGTCTAATACGCCGCGCGCCTCTTTGCTTCCGTCGAGGCCAGTTCCATAATATAAATCTACACGCATTCCCCCGCCGCCACTGGCCCGCTATCGGCTAATTTCAAGGCTGAGGccttactttaaaattttatagcaAAAGGCTTTTAAGGCATTTTAACTCACAAGGGCCTCCAAAACACTGGGATCGTCAGCTGCGCCGGGCTCCAGTAGCGCTAACAGCGCCATACTGTGCAGCCCGCTCACGAACAACGCACACTTCTCCGCGCGCGCGCCGTACTCGCTCAGATCGCTGTCCGAGTCCGACTCGCTGTCGCTGTCTGAACTCTCCGAACGACGCCTCGTCCTGAAGTTTGAAATGTATTGATGTAAATAAGCAAGTTTTTTgagatattttaaatagaagATTATAGTAAAATTTCTACTACCCACATATCGAGAAGAACTGAAAGACCAGAGAACAGCGAAAAGCGGGTGATAGATATGCCGTCTAACAGCTAACTTATCTAACGGCAATCCATTCACCCTCACATTAAAAGTGAAGCAGCACTAGGCGacactatactccactcgggctaacttgtcgctagtggtcgttgactccctgtcaaaaacttgtcattttccatataaaccgcgattgacaatgaagtgtcagatattgtcaatcgtggttttatatggaaaattacaagtttttgacagggagtcaatgaccgctagcgacaagttagcccgagtggagtatagctgCAGCAGAGAGACGCGATACTTCACGTTCTATACTACTGACGTTGTGTTACAcagtcagtctggcatcagttcagtccgcCAGTCTGATCCAGACTGACGGGAGAATGATCGTGTAATCGTTTGACTGacggactgatcatttttttattacgtaCTTTTCGGtcatcattctggcgtcagtctcaGACTGATGCAATgtactgatgccagactgactgTGTAACCTACGTCTAACGTAATGTCGCATGGTGCGATTTCTGGCATTCAATAGTAGGACATACAATGAAGCATTACTTTACCTGTCAGAGAACGTGACTTGTTTCTCTAAGGCGGGCGTGAGGAACTCTCTCAGCTCGAGCGGCGTCATCACGCGACTGCTGTAGCCGCTCGACTTGTCCGAGAACGCCAGGTGACTCAACTTCTCCATGAGCGGAGTCAGTTGCACTCCCGACAGCTTCTTCTTAAAACTAACCGTATCCGAATCAGTTATCGCGGAGTCGGTGCATTCCGAGAGCGATTTAAGGGGCAAAGATAGAGATTTCCGCCTCGACTGATCGTTGGAGAGCGTTTTCGTCGAGTCCTTTGCGATTCTCTTGGGCGTTTTCTGCGGGCTCTTGTTGAGATCCGAGTCGAAGTCTTGGAACTTGTCCAGCTCGCACAACTTCAGGTTGAAGTTGAACATGTTATCTTCCTTTCTCTGCTTGATGCCGGAGTAATACTGAGCGAGGTACTGGTTGAAGAGGGACTCTGAAATCGCGACGCCGTCGTTTCTGAACACCGGGAATAGGGGATCGTTGATAGTCATCGTGTTATTCTTTTGTTCCGGTGACGAATCTTTGGATCCTTTTAACTTGACCGTGGACGCACTGTTCGTCAACTTTCTGAACGTCTCCTGAAGGTCTGTGACGCTGGCCAACTTTCTTATCGGGTCCGGTTTGTTGATAAAGTGGTCAGCTATACAGTCCCCGTCTAATACAGTTCTGGTATCGCGTTTCTCGGTGGTCGGGTTTTCCATATTCTTTACTACATCTGGCTCGAATTCTGTTTTGACTTCAGTGTCCTTATTCTCGCATATGGATAGCACGTTTCCATGTAACCGTTTGAATTCCACCATCGGCGTGGAGCACACGCTGGTCTGTCCGGTGAATACTGTTTCGTCTTTCGCGTCCTCGTCCAAGGATTTCTGCGTCTTGAAGCCCAGGGATAGCTTGTTGGGTCTCGGTCGGGGTTTGTTGGCGAACGGTACGACGTCGGGCATTCTCTTCTGATCTGCCTCCTCTTTGTTTGGAGGAGAGATGAGGTTGTGGTCCTCCTCGGGTACAGCCGTAAACAGCAAAGATTTGTCTCTCTTCATACCGGTTTGGGGGAAGTCGCGCATTTTTTCACGTTCCTTCTCTTCTTGCATCTGTAAGGAATACAAACAAGTAAcgttaaaaataagaaataaatttgACAACACGTAATTTGCACCATCTCATCTGTAATTAAAATACAGAATTATAATGCAATTATATCACTAACAAATCGCGCTCGTTTAGTAACAGTGTCGCCAGTCGCACCGTGTGCGTaaacagtaggcctactacgaaattgttttgagactcaaacaaatcggacgagaatgccgcgtcctgctctgacaacgtcatttcacgtttgttaagGTGGGACgaggcattctcgtacgattgtttgagtctcaaaacggtttcgtggtgcGGCCCCTATATCCACCTGTGTGCGGTTAGCGGTGCAACATTTATTTAGCAGAATCTGTTGTTACACCAACacaatacagtgtgttagtgtaaacaccgttatccttgaaaccatcaaacgagcccgtcaaaatgaacaactttttctatgagaacaatgcggggaactcaaaaaaaaaaaaatgccgtcttcacacccatacggatgcccggatcggcaatttgtatgggtatgaagacggatttttttgagttcccagcattgttctcatagaaaaagttgttcattttgacgggctcatttgatggtttcaaggataacggtgtttacacgaACATCTTGTATAACATTACCACTCTACTTATTGTACTcgatgtaaatattatttttaataccgaAAATTCATATAAAGTTTTTCAAGTTGCGCCTTTCCACGAAAAGCATCATAACGTTTCGAAAGAATCCCCCAATCGCGTCACACAATACTTAaaccatgataataatattgaagttgAGAACAACAATAGTTTACCTTTTTAAACCTAGCGATGACCTCCTCCCCCCTTACATAGAACTCCCTCAGCCTATCCGCGTGTCGCTTCAGCCTGGCGTGCGCGGACCGCGGCACGTACACCGCCAGCAGCTGCGCGCCGAGCGGCACGGGCGCGGCCGTAGCGAACACCTCCGCCGGCGACTTGATGCGGTAGGGGTCCACTACGGTGAGGTAGGAGGTGATTGACGGCGGGAGTTGTGTAGCGATTATTCTGGaattgtaaataatttacacattTAGTGTAACACTGTGTTATAGTGCACTGTGttatgaataatatttaaagatgTTATATCATATAACACTTCGTTCTTCTCTGTCATGCCACATTTATTTCGAACATAATTATACGTTATACAATATAACGTTTTATTAGAAATGGGACATGAttatagtaaataatatgttattacttattaacccTTTGACGTATAAGGGACACGGGTGTCCCTAACTTTTAATGTCATATTTTTATCCAAACAAtaactttattgaaaaaaaCAATCTTTCCAAATCATAGTTTTTGAACGTGCCTTTAGTTGTTTTTAATTAGCTGGTAGCTCTGCgcgaaaaaaaagtaaatttttccCTATTATTTTTCGGTGTTTTGGCGCGCTTCTTTGATATTTTTCAGAAgtgattttatttatgttttctgCGGTAATTACTAACTTCTTGTGCAATATTTCATGAGAATGGTAAGTAAAAATTGTGAATTTACTactattttttagattttatgaaaataaagtaaCTAAAACACGATATTTACATCAAGGGACACTGCTGTCCCAGTATGCGTAAAAGGTCGTACTCCTATATTATTACTGATATTGTTTTATGACTTATTTATTCAATGttattcgtattttatattaattttcattGTTTTAGATCAGTAGAGGAACacgaatattatatataaaggcgaaattgtgtctgtctgttaccttttatcgctgtaccgattttgctaaaatttcgtATAGAAGaggtattttgagtcccgggaaatgacatagacTTTTTatgtcggaaaaatgtacggttctcacgcgataaacgaattatggcgtaacggagttgcgggcgtcatcagtatacatataattattttataatgaaaaGTATCCTCGAACGATTATGATGTGGAGGAGTATCTTATGGCTGATAACAGCGATGATGAAGATGCCCTAATCTTGGATGAGGAAGACCAGTCGTTTATCCAAGGAGATATGGAAGCTGGTGCATCAAAACTCCGAAGTAATAATTGAGCCTGCTCCTGCATCAGACTCCACTTCAGCTCCAGATCCAGCTCTAGGTTCATCGTCGTCTGACTCGCTTGATCCGCCGTTGAAAATAGCATTTTCTGTTTGATGTGAAGCACAAATTTACGTTGCATAAATCGCAAATATTGTTAGTGCGATTCTCAAGTCCCGCCTTGGCGCACGTCACTGCACACATCTTTTTCGTGAGGGTCCTTTCTTCATCACGTGTGATGGCAAGGATTGCCTGTGTCCCAGATTTTGCATTCGCTTCTTCGTCACAGAGATTGACGGTAATGCGTGCTTTCTTATAGAAAAACTGCCTATCATCGCTCGGGCTACAACTTGACGGAATTCAAGTGACGAAAGCAAACAACCCTCCACTCGGTGTTCGGTATGCAGTTTttcgtaaattatattatatgcattGTAATCCCATAAATCGAAAAACAACCGACGCTAATGCTTTATTTTCGACTTTCTGTCGAATTCATAAGTCACTTTTTTCTGGTCCATGAGGTCTACACCTCCCA contains:
- the LOC121732873 gene encoding uncharacterized protein LOC121732873 encodes the protein MAKEMMIVFVYDMECCTSEEDDPAEAVLYFHPGWVSDTQRHALAGQVVGAAHCVKSLFAPPAAITLQSGKFILREYGRYILAIGSDRNIPDWVLKNRASLLTSMIKVYHGDIQTVAAAMEDRKRLAEKLYQIFETYLPVLQYGCHIFQRVPMLTLPKSATSVYLEAMQVLEQCRRNPGVLGGVILYNNKIIATQLPPSITSYLTVVDPYRIKSPAEVFATAAPVPLGAQLLAVYVPRSAHARLKRHADRLREFYVRGEEVIARFKKMQEEKEREKMRDFPQTGMKRDKSLLFTAVPEEDHNLISPPNKEEADQKRMPDVVPFANKPRPRPNKLSLGFKTQKSLDEDAKDETVFTGQTSVCSTPMVEFKRLHGNVLSICENKDTEVKTEFEPDVVKNMENPTTEKRDTRTVLDGDCIADHFINKPDPIRKLASVTDLQETFRKLTNSASTVKLKGSKDSSPEQKNNTMTINDPLFPVFRNDGVAISESLFNQYLAQYYSGIKQRKEDNMFNFNLKLCELDKFQDFDSDLNKSPQKTPKRIAKDSTKTLSNDQSRRKSLSLPLKSLSECTDSAITDSDTVSFKKKLSGVQLTPLMEKLSHLAFSDKSSGYSSRVMTPLELREFLTPALEKQVTFSDRTRRRSESSDSDSESDSDSDLSEYGARAEKCALFVSGLHSMALLALLEPGAADDPSVLEALWETSLNSLGPIEQRCAEVASGGGEPADYSYLVLDPDWGTVKKGGPWAAPDIADMGYIHHAFEEDPELTEFILRSDTGVVVGGMCGRAQVYYHESGARAPGPPAPSDLLAAAPLRARRRLHRDHAAFLL